One region of Osmia lignaria lignaria isolate PbOS001 chromosome 7, iyOsmLign1, whole genome shotgun sequence genomic DNA includes:
- the ND-18 gene encoding NADH:ubiquinone oxidoreductase subunit 18: protein MACRVFSVIRTNNDIKKCFSLTKRFAAGGSSKTSQGNETSLTLPKNNEEAFMEKDEVLYRDAMKATVTVSSVEDVGLVSGVPEDHIKTRKVRIFCPPKNAMQSGTNNIHFWQIDFDTRERWENALIGWTSTGDPMSNLKVEFATEQEAIAHCEKMGWDYYIQKPNVNNPKPRNYGSNFAWNKRTRVSTK, encoded by the exons ATGGCATGTCGTGTATTTTCTGTGATACgcactaataatgatattaaaaagtGTTTTAG TTTAACGAAAAGATTTGCTGCTGGAGGTTCAAGTAAAACTAGTCAAGGAAATGAAACAAGTTTAACATTACCTAAAAATAATGAGGAGGCATTTATGGAGAAAGATGAAGTGTTATATAGGGATGCTATGAAAGCTACAGTTACAGTATCTTCGGTAGAAGATGTTGGATTGGTCTCAGGTGTTCCGGAAGATCATATAAAAACTCGTAAAGTTCGTATTTTTTGCCCTCCAAAAAATGCTATGCAATCTGGAACAAACAATATTCATTTTTGGCAAATAGACTTTGATACTCGCGAACGTTGGGAAAATGCCCTGATAGGATGGACATCGAC AGGTGATCCTATGTCCAATCTCAAGGTGGAATTTGCTACAGAACAGGAAGCCATTGCACACTGTGAAAAAATGGGATGGGACTATTATATTCAGAAGCCAAACGTTAACAATCCTAAGCCTCGTAACTATGGCTCTAATTTTGCATGGAATAAGCGTACTAGAGTATCgactaaataa